A single window of Solanum dulcamara chromosome 5, daSolDulc1.2, whole genome shotgun sequence DNA harbors:
- the LOC129889404 gene encoding FCS-Like Zinc finger 10-like, which produces MLKKRTRSQQKVQTMGHLMSDGISDSYFQSDVLVRKHKNNSFFNVPGVFVGLNPKGSESDSVKSPTSPLDFRVFSNLGNPSRSSTSEGASKTWGCTKVGLGIVDSLDDEMKQSGKVLRSLDSKNIVFGTQMRIRTHDFVESIEEPKSLPRNISIFPHTLSKSSNLQKGNSDVVFGIGEALSEHDLSRNFRSCSLDSGRSSSRFASLANRTATFGSENAINPVVSHTKCVRGCSKLGNPAGGAKLSPIPTSVGSNTSLVGSISASDIELSEDYTCVRTRGPNAKVTHIFCDCILECHNNELLNFCKNANEKTVLPEVTDTSEVLTSFPPSDFLRFCSSCRKKLDGEDIYMYRGEKAFCSLDCRSEAILIDEEMEKVDNDTESTIKPNSRDEVFDTGLFIAT; this is translated from the exons ATGTTGAAGAAGAGGACCAGATCACAGCAGAAAGTTCAAACAATGGGGCATTTGATGTCTGATGGTATCTCAGATTCCTATTTTCAATCTGATGTTTTGGTTAGGAAACATAAAAATAACTCCTTTTTCAATGTTCCTGGTGTGTTTGTTGGGCTTAATCCTAAGGGTTCAGAATCTGATTCAGTGAAAAGTCCTACTTCTCCACTGGATTTTAGAGTCTTTTCAAATTTGGGTAACCCCTCTAGGTCATCAACTAGTGAGGGGGCTAGCAAGACTTGGGGTTGTACTAAAGTAGGCCTTGGCATTGTAGATTCTCTTGATGATGAAATGAAACAATCGGGGAAAGTACTCCGATCATTGGATAGCAAAAATATTGTTTTTGGCACACAAATGAGGATCAGAACACATGATTTTGTTGAGTCTATTGAGGAACCTAAGTCACTCCCTAGGAATATCTCGATTTTTCCTCATACCTTGTCAAAAAGCTCCAATCTTCAAAAGGGAAATTCTGATGTTGTATTTGGAATTGGAGAAGCCCTGTCGGAGCATGATTTATCGAGAAATTTTCGCTCTTGTTCTCTAGACTCTGGAAGGTCTAGTTCACGTTTCGCAAGCTTGGCTAATCGTACTGCGACTTTTGGTTCTGAAAATGCAATAAATCCAGTGGTTTCACATACTAAATGTGTTAGAGGTTGCTCAAAGTTGGGCAATCCAGCAGGTGGTGCGAAATTGAGTCCTATACCAACATCTGTTGGCTCTAACACTAGCTTAGTTGGTTCTATTTCGGCAAGTGACATTGAACTTTCTGAGGACTATACCTGTGTGAGAACCCGTGGACCCAATGCCAAAGTAACTCATATCTTTTGTGACTGCATTTTAGAATGTCACAACAATGAGTTGCTCAATTTTTGTAAGAATGCTAATGAGAAAACCGTGTTGCCTGAGGTGACGGACACCTCTGAGGTCCTCACTTCATTTCCTCCAAGCGATTTTTTGCGCTTCTGTTCCTCTTGCAGGAAGAAGCTGGATGGAGAAGATATTTACATGTACAG AGGTGAGAAAGCTTTTTGCAGCTTGGATTGTCGTTCTGAGGCGATTCTAATTGATGAGGAGATGGAGAAAGTAGATAATGATACTGAAAGCACTATTAAGCCAAACAGCCGTGATGAAGTTTTTGACACCGGCTTGTTCATTGCTACATAG